A window of the Desulforapulum autotrophicum HRM2 genome harbors these coding sequences:
- a CDS encoding tetrathionate reductase family octaheme c-type cytochrome, with amino-acid sequence MVGKICFAVVFFMFSGLSHAMEDHSILMEKAHGSAREITLQCLECHAAQGEDFVKTAHWLWKGGTAFLEGRERGAQLGKINLMNDYUVGIESNWCGCTKCHAGYGWKDETFDFTDMANVDCLVCHDTTGRYSKKKNTCGYPDKDIDLAEIAQKVGPPGRGNCGACHWYGGGGDNFKHGDLSSELLNPSRSFDVHMGGEDFSCQECHTTDHHRISGSSTTSAVSEGSVSCTDCHDESPHDDVSPLLNQLNRHCESIACQTCHIPTFARKKFTLTSRDPSKGVGENKILEQSENKVVMQGKMGITVKEKALRPTYAWYNGKHRRYLKGDVITASGVTALNPPVGSIKDPLAKITPYKMMKGRQLMDPENRTLVVPHLTGKDGFFATGDWKSAAEKGMKAAKLPFSGKVDFAETSMYWRLNHGVVPKEESLSCLDCHSPSGVMDFKALGYKQDPAGGGARFAK; translated from the coding sequence ATGGTTGGAAAAATTTGTTTTGCAGTTGTTTTTTTCATGTTCAGCGGTTTGTCCCATGCCATGGAAGATCATTCTATTTTGATGGAAAAGGCCCATGGCAGTGCCCGGGAGATCACTCTTCAATGCCTGGAATGCCATGCAGCCCAGGGCGAGGATTTTGTCAAGACGGCCCACTGGCTCTGGAAGGGGGGAACCGCTTTTTTAGAAGGCCGTGAACGAGGAGCACAACTTGGCAAGATAAATCTGATGAACGACTACTGAGTGGGTATTGAATCTAATTGGTGCGGGTGCACCAAATGTCATGCCGGTTACGGGTGGAAGGATGAGACTTTTGATTTTACGGATATGGCCAATGTGGACTGTCTGGTTTGCCATGATACCACGGGCCGCTATTCCAAAAAGAAAAATACTTGTGGGTATCCAGACAAGGATATTGATCTGGCAGAGATTGCTCAAAAAGTGGGCCCTCCTGGACGGGGTAACTGTGGTGCCTGTCACTGGTATGGTGGTGGTGGGGATAATTTCAAGCATGGGGATTTAAGCAGTGAATTGCTCAATCCTTCAAGGTCCTTTGATGTCCACATGGGAGGAGAGGATTTTTCCTGCCAGGAATGCCACACCACAGATCACCATCGGATCTCGGGCAGCAGCACCACCTCAGCCGTGAGTGAGGGCAGTGTGTCATGCACGGATTGCCATGATGAATCACCCCATGATGACGTGTCTCCGCTGTTGAACCAGCTGAACCGTCACTGTGAATCCATTGCCTGTCAGACCTGCCATATTCCCACCTTTGCACGTAAAAAGTTTACACTGACATCCAGGGATCCCTCCAAAGGGGTTGGGGAAAATAAGATCCTTGAACAGAGTGAAAACAAGGTAGTGATGCAGGGAAAAATGGGCATCACTGTAAAGGAGAAGGCTTTGCGTCCCACCTATGCCTGGTACAATGGGAAACACCGCAGGTATCTCAAGGGAGACGTTATAACTGCAAGCGGCGTTACTGCGCTTAATCCCCCGGTGGGAAGCATCAAAGACCCATTGGCAAAGATCACCCCCTACAAGATGATGAAGGGCCGGCAGCTTATGGATCCTGAAAATCGAACCCTTGTTGTTCCCCATTTAACGGGCAAGGACGGTTTTTTTGCCACGGGAGACTGGAAATCGGCGGCAGAAAAGGGTATGAAGGCTGCAAAGCTTCCCTTTAGCGGCAAAGTTGACTTTGCTGAGACGTCAATGTACTGGCGTCTGAACCATGGGGTGGTTCCCAAGGAGGAATCCCTGTCCTGCCTGGATTGCCACAGCCCTTCAGGGGTGATGGATTTCAAGGCCCTGGGGTATAAACAGGATCCGGCCGGCGGTGGTGCCCGGTTTGCCAAATAG
- a CDS encoding sigma-54 interaction domain-containing protein — translation MKKQHLWDAGFLNQIIDTMANGLFTMNLSGEITSWNKAMEGISGYTSREALGKTCSLLQCSRCFGKKCPANINYCGVLEKRNTGPKECLVKHKNGHLISVIKTARAIKDKEGIVVGVVESLADLTELNTIRKKIAEAERRLGETFRLGNIIGKSARMQEVFKAIQMASESRANILIQGESGTGKELVAMAIHYNGFNADAPLVTVNCSALSETLLESELFGHSKGAFTGAHKDRMGRFEQAHHGTIFLDEIGELTPYIQVKLLRVIQEREIERVGESKQRKIDIRIIAATHQNLVDLTNMGKFREDLFYRLKVFPITIPPLRERREDIPLLVSHFIDKGNKREKRKIKKISQEGLRALLEYPWPGNVRELENAIEHAFVLCRADQIDLRDLPVEIRNHTHQTVETTPRTNPARNLTREALLELLNQCDWNKAEVARRMGKSRTAIWKYMKKWEIPLKGENK, via the coding sequence ATGAAAAAACAACATCTGTGGGATGCTGGATTTTTAAACCAGATCATTGACACCATGGCCAACGGACTGTTTACCATGAACCTATCCGGCGAAATCACCTCATGGAACAAGGCAATGGAAGGCATCAGCGGCTATACGAGCCGTGAGGCCCTGGGAAAAACCTGCAGCCTTCTCCAGTGCAGCCGCTGTTTTGGGAAAAAATGCCCGGCAAACATCAACTACTGCGGGGTGCTTGAAAAACGAAACACAGGTCCCAAGGAGTGCCTGGTCAAGCATAAAAACGGTCATCTAATCTCTGTCATAAAAACAGCACGGGCAATCAAAGACAAGGAGGGGATAGTTGTCGGAGTGGTGGAAAGCCTGGCCGACCTGACTGAACTCAACACCATTCGCAAAAAAATAGCCGAGGCAGAACGCCGGCTTGGGGAAACATTCCGCCTGGGAAACATCATCGGCAAAAGTGCCCGGATGCAGGAAGTTTTCAAGGCCATCCAGATGGCATCTGAAAGCAGGGCAAACATCCTGATCCAGGGAGAGAGTGGCACCGGAAAAGAACTTGTTGCCATGGCCATCCACTACAATGGTTTCAACGCCGACGCCCCCCTTGTAACGGTGAACTGCAGCGCCCTGTCTGAAACCCTGCTTGAAAGCGAATTATTTGGACACAGCAAAGGAGCCTTTACCGGTGCCCACAAGGATCGCATGGGCAGGTTTGAACAGGCCCACCACGGCACCATTTTTCTGGATGAAATTGGAGAGCTGACCCCCTACATCCAGGTAAAACTTCTACGGGTGATCCAGGAGCGGGAAATAGAACGGGTGGGCGAATCCAAGCAGAGAAAAATTGATATCCGGATCATTGCAGCCACCCACCAGAACCTGGTGGATCTGACCAACATGGGAAAGTTCAGGGAAGACCTGTTTTATCGGCTTAAGGTATTTCCCATAACCATCCCCCCCCTTCGGGAACGGCGGGAAGATATTCCCCTCCTGGTTAGCCACTTCATTGACAAGGGTAACAAAAGGGAAAAAAGAAAGATCAAAAAAATCAGTCAGGAAGGCTTGCGCGCCCTCCTGGAATACCCCTGGCCCGGGAATGTAAGGGAGCTTGAGAATGCCATTGAACACGCCTTTGTCCTCTGCCGGGCCGACCAGATAGATCTCAGGGACCTTCCCGTTGAAATCAGAAACCATACCCACCAGACGGTTGAAACCACCCCTAGGACAAACCCAGCCAGAAACCTTACCCGGGAGGCCCTGCTGGAACTGTTAAACCAGTGCGACTGGAACAAAGCCGAGGTGGCAAGGCGCATGGGAAAAAGCAGAACTGCCATCTGGAAATACATGAAAAAATGGGAGATACCATTAAAAGGAGAAAACAAATGA
- a CDS encoding DUF362 domain-containing protein yields MTATVYFTDFKANSRENLLEKLARLMATAGLDGILDKNDLTAVKLHFGEMGNTAFIRPPFVRRIARAIRERGAIPFLTDANTLYAGTRSDSVSHITTAIANGFSYSSMDSTPIIIADGLRGKSETSVQVGLKHCSEVHIGKEIVAADALVSVAHFKGHELSGFGGTLKNLGMGCASRKGKLDQHSTVSPKIKRKTCIGCGACVDNCPVKAITLEDDKATINPEVCIGCGECIIRCPTGSVNIRWNQTIPVFLEKMMEYTKGVISGKEDKTLFINFITDISPACDCLPYNDAPIVRDIGIVASTDPVAIDQASVDLVNQQQAFANTRLKHNREPGEDKFRGLYPDVDWEIQLDYAETIGLGTRTYELVKLKSLTWKKEVPENQGH; encoded by the coding sequence ATGACGGCAACCGTCTATTTTACCGACTTCAAGGCAAACTCAAGGGAAAATCTTTTGGAAAAACTGGCAAGGCTCATGGCCACAGCCGGCCTTGATGGCATCCTTGACAAAAATGACCTCACCGCCGTAAAGCTCCACTTTGGAGAGATGGGCAACACGGCCTTTATCCGCCCGCCATTCGTCCGGCGAATCGCCAGAGCCATCAGAGAAAGGGGGGCTATTCCCTTTCTTACAGACGCCAACACCCTCTATGCCGGCACCCGGAGCGACTCGGTCTCCCATATCACAACGGCCATTGCCAATGGGTTCAGCTATTCTAGCATGGACAGCACCCCCATTATCATTGCCGACGGACTCAGGGGAAAAAGTGAAACCAGCGTCCAGGTGGGCTTAAAGCACTGCAGCGAGGTCCACATCGGCAAAGAGATCGTTGCGGCCGATGCCCTTGTTTCCGTTGCCCATTTCAAGGGCCATGAGCTTTCAGGCTTTGGCGGCACCCTCAAAAACCTGGGCATGGGCTGCGCCTCAAGAAAAGGCAAACTTGACCAGCATTCAACGGTAAGCCCAAAAATCAAGCGAAAGACGTGCATTGGATGCGGCGCCTGTGTCGACAACTGCCCGGTCAAAGCCATCACCCTGGAAGACGATAAGGCGACCATCAACCCGGAGGTGTGTATCGGGTGCGGCGAATGCATCATCCGCTGCCCCACGGGTTCGGTGAACATACGTTGGAACCAGACCATCCCGGTGTTCCTTGAAAAAATGATGGAGTATACCAAGGGCGTTATTTCGGGCAAAGAGGACAAGACGCTGTTTATCAACTTTATCACAGACATCTCGCCGGCCTGCGACTGCCTGCCCTACAACGACGCCCCCATTGTCAGGGACATCGGCATTGTCGCCTCCACTGACCCCGTTGCCATTGACCAGGCATCCGTGGATCTTGTCAATCAGCAGCAGGCATTCGCCAACACCCGCCTCAAACACAACCGGGAACCTGGCGAAGACAAATTCCGGGGGTTATATCCCGATGTGGACTGGGAGATCCAGCTCGACTACGCCGAGACCATCGGCCTTGGCACAAGGACCTATGAACTTGTGAAACTAAAATCTTTGACCTGGAAAAAAGAAGTTCCCGAAAATCAAGGACATTGA
- a CDS encoding ABC transporter ATP-binding protein — protein sequence MTRGPALSIRHLSHAYGKVKVLEDLSFDVERGAFFTIIGPNGSGKSTLMRLVSGVLTHGKGEIKIADRSLKTYSGRGLARKIAYVPQTVSQSFPFTVEELVLLGRSPHQGILGMNTRQDYDAAHQAMGFTNVDHLGQRTLDQISGGERQRVFIARAICQDPEIMLLDEPASALDLAHQVMLMDLMDQLKRETGITIVMVSHDINLAAMYSDHMVLLAGGRVVKKGAPGKVLDPSILEEIFGCPFLVDLNPLGNVPRIFPIPGRFRTPVKGFAPTKDQ from the coding sequence TTGACCCGGGGGCCCGCCTTATCCATTCGACACCTCTCCCACGCCTATGGAAAGGTCAAAGTGCTTGAGGATTTGTCGTTTGACGTGGAAAGGGGTGCCTTCTTTACCATTATCGGGCCCAACGGGTCGGGTAAATCCACCCTCATGCGCCTTGTCTCAGGGGTTTTAACCCATGGTAAGGGCGAGATTAAAATTGCTGACCGATCATTGAAAACTTACTCGGGGCGTGGCCTTGCCAGAAAAATTGCCTATGTGCCCCAGACCGTGTCCCAGTCATTTCCCTTTACCGTGGAGGAGCTGGTACTGCTCGGTCGTTCGCCCCACCAGGGCATACTAGGTATGAATACCCGGCAGGATTATGATGCAGCACACCAGGCCATGGGGTTCACCAATGTGGATCACCTGGGCCAGAGGACCCTTGATCAGATCAGCGGTGGTGAGCGTCAGCGGGTGTTCATCGCCCGGGCCATCTGCCAGGATCCTGAGATTATGCTCCTGGACGAACCCGCCTCAGCCCTTGACCTTGCCCACCAGGTAATGCTCATGGATCTCATGGATCAACTCAAGCGGGAGACGGGAATCACCATTGTCATGGTCTCCCACGACATCAACCTGGCTGCCATGTATTCGGATCATATGGTCCTGCTGGCCGGGGGAAGGGTGGTCAAAAAGGGAGCACCCGGCAAGGTTCTGGATCCGTCGATCCTGGAGGAAATCTTTGGGTGCCCGTTTCTGGTGGATCTCAACCCCCTGGGCAATGTGCCGAGGATATTTCCAATCCCTGGCAGATTCAGGACCCCGGTTAAGGGCTTTGCACCGACAAAAGACCAGTAA
- a CDS encoding FecCD family ABC transporter permease, whose translation MEMRDPSTEKSIVLRIFWVCLVLVVFLAASMFLGLGIGSTSRDLTGVWNLIFSGDSGDSTMAAIIWRIRFPRVLMAMMAGAVLSTGGLVFQALLRNPLAEPYILGISGGSAIGAIIGIILGLSRFPGVGITAFAGAMVTLVLVVIMSTGNASLKKDSMLLSGVVVNAFCSAVIMFLISLTQNNKIHSIMFWLMGDLSSSDLDQAAILALCIVPCFAVIFVLSHAMNLLLMGREMAHSMGVNVGTVTGVLLVTSSFMVSATVCHCGLMGFVGLVVPHIFRLALGPDHRVLVPACILGGGSYMVMCDLLARWIPRQGEIPVGVITAMIGAPLFIMLLKRGKN comes from the coding sequence ATGGAAATGAGGGATCCATCCACGGAAAAATCCATTGTCCTGCGTATCTTCTGGGTCTGCCTGGTGCTGGTCGTGTTTCTTGCCGCCTCCATGTTTCTTGGCCTTGGCATTGGATCCACGTCCCGGGATCTGACAGGTGTCTGGAACCTGATCTTTTCAGGGGATTCCGGTGATTCAACCATGGCCGCCATCATCTGGCGCATCCGGTTCCCAAGGGTCCTCATGGCCATGATGGCAGGTGCTGTTCTTTCAACCGGGGGGCTGGTGTTCCAGGCTCTGTTAAGAAATCCCCTGGCTGAGCCTTACATCCTAGGCATTTCAGGCGGTTCAGCCATTGGGGCCATTATCGGCATCATCCTCGGTCTTTCAAGGTTCCCCGGCGTCGGCATCACCGCCTTTGCCGGGGCCATGGTTACCCTGGTACTGGTGGTCATCATGTCAACGGGCAATGCCTCGTTGAAAAAGGATTCCATGCTGCTTTCCGGGGTGGTCGTCAATGCCTTTTGCTCGGCTGTGATCATGTTTCTCATCTCTCTGACCCAGAACAACAAGATCCACAGCATCATGTTCTGGCTCATGGGGGATCTTTCCTCGTCTGATCTTGACCAGGCCGCCATTCTTGCACTCTGTATTGTTCCCTGCTTTGCTGTTATTTTTGTTCTTTCCCATGCCATGAATCTTCTGCTCATGGGCAGGGAGATGGCCCACTCCATGGGGGTCAATGTGGGTACTGTCACAGGGGTGCTGCTTGTTACATCCTCGTTCATGGTGAGTGCCACCGTCTGTCACTGCGGTCTTATGGGGTTTGTGGGCCTTGTGGTTCCCCACATTTTCCGCCTTGCCCTGGGACCGGACCACAGGGTTCTGGTGCCCGCCTGCATCCTCGGAGGTGGTTCCTATATGGTGATGTGTGATCTTCTGGCACGGTGGATTCCCCGCCAGGGAGAGATTCCAGTTGGGGTAATCACGGCAATGATCGGGGCGCCGCTTTTTATCATGCTTCTCAAGAGGGGAAAAAATTGA
- a CDS encoding ABC transporter substrate-binding protein, whose product MLFNPPSGACTDTRTAVDQVGRTVTFPAHPERVISLAPSITEIVFAIDRGECLKGATVYSDYPESARRIPRVGSYVHLDLEKIVALEPDLCIAVKDGNPKQTADRLSDLGIPVYAVNPVDLDSVITTVTLIGSLLNAETRAAQVVNDMETRVRRVEALVATTTVRPRVFFQIGISPIVSAGRDTFIHGLIERAGGINLAAAAVAYPRFSREQFLGLAPDIIIITSMARAEVFERVKKEWESWSGLPAVKNNQVHIVDSNLLDRPTPRMVEGLELLVRLIHPELF is encoded by the coding sequence ATGCTGTTTAATCCCCCCTCCGGCGCTTGTACGGATACCCGAACGGCCGTGGACCAGGTGGGTAGAACGGTTACCTTTCCTGCTCACCCTGAACGGGTCATCTCCCTTGCCCCGAGTATTACCGAGATCGTATTTGCCATTGATCGTGGAGAGTGCCTTAAAGGGGCAACCGTTTACAGTGACTATCCCGAATCTGCAAGGAGGATTCCAAGGGTTGGTTCCTATGTCCACCTGGACCTTGAAAAGATCGTGGCTCTGGAGCCGGATCTTTGCATTGCCGTTAAAGATGGAAATCCCAAGCAGACGGCGGACAGGCTTTCGGACCTCGGTATTCCCGTTTATGCCGTTAACCCGGTTGACCTTGATTCTGTTATCACGACGGTGACATTGATTGGTTCGCTTTTGAATGCCGAGACCCGTGCTGCCCAAGTGGTCAATGACATGGAGACAAGGGTCAGACGGGTAGAGGCCCTTGTGGCAACCACAACGGTCAGGCCAAGGGTGTTTTTTCAGATCGGGATTTCCCCCATTGTTTCTGCCGGCCGGGATACCTTTATCCACGGGCTCATTGAGCGGGCAGGCGGGATTAACCTTGCCGCTGCCGCTGTTGCCTATCCCAGGTTCTCACGGGAGCAGTTTCTTGGTCTTGCCCCGGATATTATTATCATTACCTCCATGGCAAGGGCCGAAGTGTTTGAACGGGTAAAAAAAGAGTGGGAGAGCTGGTCTGGTCTTCCTGCAGTCAAGAACAACCAGGTGCACATCGTGGATTCTAATCTCCTTGATAGGCCCACACCAAGGATGGTCGAGGGGCTTGAACTATTGGTCCGGCTGATCCATCCGGAGCTTTTTTAG
- a CDS encoding 4Fe-4S dicluster domain-containing protein, whose amino-acid sequence MTNPISVQGQNPSIDGDSSFYPPDADALSTQCYACGICTSSCPISLVPEGLDPRRIVRLANLGGLCLDRVGSSIWHCLDCRRCGNLCPNSVKPWLLIANLQRRAVAEHRVSMQTVTRIHQLKQELVTVLSNALSMADPPLFDALFQQWDQWACPPEVSPKTREAVGIKPLKRSLSHTMNHSLCMTCRECSSACPLTVSTADFDPLYFIRCYVLGVSPERASLWSCLGCESCSQACSQSVQGHLVIKALQMEQEGFFSVPFQIRINTTREQVFRAYVSRVDALVAGDI is encoded by the coding sequence ATGACCAATCCAATAAGCGTTCAAGGGCAAAATCCGTCGATTGATGGGGATAGCTCTTTTTATCCCCCCGATGCAGACGCCCTATCCACCCAATGTTACGCCTGCGGCATCTGTACCTCCTCCTGCCCAATCTCCCTGGTGCCCGAAGGCCTTGATCCAAGGCGAATCGTTCGTCTTGCAAATCTTGGTGGCCTTTGTCTTGACCGGGTTGGATCGTCCATCTGGCATTGCCTTGACTGCCGCCGTTGCGGCAATCTTTGCCCCAACAGTGTGAAACCCTGGCTCCTTATCGCCAATCTGCAGCGAAGGGCCGTGGCTGAACATAGGGTTTCAATGCAGACTGTGACGCGCATTCACCAGCTTAAGCAGGAGTTGGTGACGGTTCTTTCCAACGCCTTGTCCATGGCAGATCCTCCCCTGTTTGATGCGCTTTTTCAGCAGTGGGATCAATGGGCCTGCCCGCCTGAAGTATCGCCAAAAACCCGGGAAGCTGTGGGGATAAAACCCCTTAAGCGATCACTCTCCCACACAATGAACCATTCCCTTTGCATGACCTGCCGGGAGTGTTCCAGTGCCTGCCCCCTAACGGTTTCCACAGCTGATTTTGATCCCCTTTATTTCATCCGGTGCTATGTTTTGGGTGTTTCTCCAGAAAGGGCTTCCCTGTGGAGTTGCCTTGGGTGTGAAAGCTGCAGTCAGGCCTGTTCCCAGTCGGTTCAGGGTCATCTTGTGATCAAAGCTCTCCAGATGGAACAGGAAGGGTTCTTCAGCGTTCCGTTCCAGATCAGGATTAACACAACCCGGGAACAGGTGTTTCGTGCCTATGTCTCCAGGGTAGACGCCCTGGTGGCCGGGGATATTTAA